In a genomic window of Quercus lobata isolate SW786 chromosome 4, ValleyOak3.0 Primary Assembly, whole genome shotgun sequence:
- the LOC115983471 gene encoding receptor-like protein 7 isoform X1 — translation MERVLLLLICFLLLSQPNNCSSSLSFNSSTPLCHSHQSSALLHFRNSLSGGPSHTFCHGYSYPPKNSWKMGTDCCGWDGVTCDMITGHVIGVDLTCSGLQGPIHPNSTLFSLRHLQRLNLALNDFHGSTISSKFGGFANMTHLNFTSSFVAGNFPSEISHLSKLVSLDLSWNFDLRIETPSLKRLVQNLTHLTELVLDYVDMSSVPPNSFMNLSSSLTSLRLSDCGLKGRFPDNIFHLPNLQLLDVSSNYNLTGSLPTYNWSTPLKSLDLSKTEFPIDLPNLISNLKSLKELYLSNCNFIGSSYPTFPSNLTQITSLDLSYNNFGGQCPWSLLNNAGLTILDLSGNNFIGQVPDFSTNWTQVSSSNSSSNSQSVSQIPSNLVSLILSYNLLNGTIPSWLYDIPSLQDLVLDNNQLTGQIDEFHHNSLKHLDLSNNNLHGHLPISIAKLVSLLQLNISFNNLSGSVEQNIFTKLESLSEVDLSHNPLLSFHTYSYNIVYYTLPELQSLSLSSCNISEFPYFLKSTENLNSLDLSNNQINGSIPTWLLEVKMDSLSFLNLSYNSLARIGNLPWKNLRVLDLHSNLLEGPLPVPPLHTYFFSVSRNNLIGEIPLLICNLSSLQYLDLSYNHLSNMIPPCLGNLSNHLIDLDLQSNNLHGTIPSTFAKGCYLRSLKLNGNRLEGSLPQSLVHCRKLEVLDFGNNKINGTFPLWLENLPKLQVLILRSNNFHGTLGNPKTKFSFPNLRIIDLSHNEFHGHLPTNLFKYLKAMMNASAGKGELKYMGDYYYQDSVTVTMKGLSIELVKIQNLFTTIDFSNNDFKGEIPKAIGELQSLKGLNFSHNNLTGHMPPSLGKLTNLEWLDLSSNKLIGEIPIQLVDLTSLAVLNLSENHLFGQIPQGKQFNTFTNDSYNGNLGLCGFPMTKACGNDEGQQLLPSSTTQEDDFKFENGFNWKVVLLGYSCGFMFGLGLGYLVFSSGKPKWLVNIVYGEQDNKVQRSKKNAPRRTH, via the coding sequence ATGGAGCGGGTATTACTCTTACTCATTTGCTTCCTCTTGCTTTCTCAACCTAATAATtgttcctcttctctctcttttaattcaTCAACGCCTCTTTGCCATTCACACCAATCCTCTGCTTTGCTCCATTTCAGAAACTCTCTTTCGGGAGGTCCTTCTCATACTTTTTGTCATGGGTATTCTTATCCTCCGAAGAATTCGTGGAAAATGGGTACAGATTGTTGTGGGTGGGATGGGGTCACCTGTGATATGATTACAGGCCATGTCATTGGTGTCGACCTTACTTGCAGTGGGCTTCAAGGTCCCATCCATCCCAATAGCACCCTTTTCTCTCTTCGCCATCTCCAGCGGCTCAACCTTGCTTTGAACGATTTCCATGGCTCCACAATTTCATCTAAGTTTGGTGGCTTTGCGAACATGACGCATCTCAACTTCACTTCGTCCTTCGTTGCTGGTAATTTCCCATCCGAAATCTCCCACTTATCCAAACTGGTCTCACTTGATCTCTCTTGGAATTTTGACTTGAGAATTGAAACGCCTAGTTTGAAAAGGCTTGTTCAAAACCTAACCCATTTAACTGAACTTGTTTTGGATTATGTTGACATGTCTTCTGTTCCACCTAATTCTTTCATGAATTTGTCTTCCTCTTTGACATCTCTTAGACTTTCTGATTGTGGATTGAAAGGGAGATTCCCAGATAATATATTCCACCTTCCAAACCTCCAGCTGCTCGATGTAAGTTCCAACTACAATCTCACCGGTTCCCTTCCAACATATAACTGGAGTACTCCTCTCAAGTCCTTGGATCTCTCCAAAACCGAATTCCCAATCGACTTACCAAATTTAATCAGCAATCTCAAGTCCTTAAAAGAATTGTACCTCAGTAATTGCAATTTCATAGGTTCATCGTATCCTACATTTCCTTCAAACCTCACACAAATAACTTCTTTGGACCTCTCATATAATAACTTTGGTGGTCAGTGTCCATGGTCCCTCCTAAACAATGCAGGACTTACTATCTTAGATCTCTCAGGCAACAATTTCATAGGTCAAGTTCCAGATTTTTCAACGAATTGGACACAAGTTTCTTCTTCAAACAGTTCTTCCAATAGTCAGTCAGTTAGTCAAATTCCTTCCAATTTGGTATCTCTCATTTTATCTTATAACTTATTGAACGGCACTATACCATCTTGGTTGTATGACATACCATCTTTGCAGGACTTAGTTTTAGACAATAACCAACTCACTGGACAGATTGATGAATTCCATCATAATTCTTTAAAGCATCTTGATTTGAGTAATAACAACCTACATGGCCACCTTCCAATCTCAATTGCTAAACTTGTGAGCCTTCTCCAACTTAATATCTCCTTCAATAATTTAAGTGGTAGTGTGGAGCAAAACATCTTCACAAAGCTCGAAAGTCTATCCGAGGTTGATCTTTCACATAATCCTCTCTTATCATTCCACACGTATAGCTATAACATTGTATACTATACCTTGCCCGAACTTCAATCATTATCTTTGTCATCTTGCAACATAAGTGAGTTCCCGTATTTCTTAAAATCCacagaaaatttaaattcattaGACCTTTCCAACAACCAAATCAATGGCAGTATTCCGACATGGTTGTTGGAGGTGAAGATGGATTCATTGAGTTTCCTGAATCTTTCGTACAACTCCTTGGCAAGAATAGGAAACCTTCCATGGAAGAACTTGCGAGTTCTTGATCTTCATTCTAACTTGCTTGAAGGACCACTTCCAGTACCTCCACTACACACTTATTTCTTTTCAGTCTCGAGGAATAATTTAATTGGAGAGATCCCTCTCTTGATTTGCAATCTCAGTTCACTCCAATACCTTGATTTGTCTTATAATCACTTGAGTAACATGATTCCTCCATGTTTGGGAAACTTAAGTAATCATCTCATAGATTTGGATTTGCAAAGTAACAATCTTCATGGTACTATCCCTTCAACATTTGCAAAGGGCTGTTACTTGAGAAGTCTTAAACTCAATGGCAACCGATTGGAAGGTTCATTGCCACAATCATTGGTCCATTGTAGAAAGTTGGAAGTTCTAGATTTTGGTAACAACAAGATTAATGGAACCTTTCCTCTTTGGTTGGAAAATCTTCCAAAGTTGCAGGTTCTTATCTTGCGGTCAAACAACTTTCATGGTACCTTAGGCAACCCCAAGACCAAATTCTCATTCCCAAATTTGCGAATCATAGACCTCTCTCACAATGAGTTCCATGGGCATTTGCCGACAAACCTTTTCAAGTATTTAAAAGCCATGATGAATGCGAGTGCGGGCAAAGGTGAATTGAAATATATGGGTGATTATTATTATCAAGATTCTGTGACAGTGACAATGAAAGGGCTTTCCATTGAATtggtaaaaatccaaaatctaTTCACAACCATTGATTTCTCCAACAATGATTTCAAAGGAGAAATTCCAAAGGCAATTGGAGAGCTTCAATCACTTAAGGGGCTTAATTTTTCACACAATAATCTTACAGGTCATATGCCGCCATCGTTGGGAAAATTAACCAATCTTGAATGGTTAGATCTTTCCTCAAACAAGCTCATAGGTGAAATTCCTATACAATTGGTAGATCTCACATCACTGGCAGTTTTAAACCTATCAGAAAACCATCTTTTTGGACAGATACCTCAAGGTAAACAGTTCAATACCTTTACGAATGATTCTTACAATGGGAACCTGGGGTTATGTGGATTTCCAATGACAAAAGCTTGTGGCAATGATGAGGGACAACAATTATTGCCATCATCAACCACTCAAGAAGatgatttcaaatttgaaaatggGTTTAATTGGAAAGTTGTATTGTTGGGGTACAGTTGTGGATTCATGTTTggattgggtttgggttatcTTGTGTTCTCAAGTGGGAAACCGAAATGGCTTGTGAATATTGTTTATGGAGAACAAGATAACAAGGTACAAAGATCCAAGAAGAATGCTCCTAGACGAACTCattga
- the LOC115983471 gene encoding receptor-like protein 6 isoform X2 → MGTDCCGWDGVTCDMITGHVIGVDLTCSGLQGPIHPNSTLFSLRHLQRLNLALNDFHGSTISSKFGGFANMTHLNFTSSFVAGNFPSEISHLSKLVSLDLSWNFDLRIETPSLKRLVQNLTHLTELVLDYVDMSSVPPNSFMNLSSSLTSLRLSDCGLKGRFPDNIFHLPNLQLLDVSSNYNLTGSLPTYNWSTPLKSLDLSKTEFPIDLPNLISNLKSLKELYLSNCNFIGSSYPTFPSNLTQITSLDLSYNNFGGQCPWSLLNNAGLTILDLSGNNFIGQVPDFSTNWTQVSSSNSSSNSQSVSQIPSNLVSLILSYNLLNGTIPSWLYDIPSLQDLVLDNNQLTGQIDEFHHNSLKHLDLSNNNLHGHLPISIAKLVSLLQLNISFNNLSGSVEQNIFTKLESLSEVDLSHNPLLSFHTYSYNIVYYTLPELQSLSLSSCNISEFPYFLKSTENLNSLDLSNNQINGSIPTWLLEVKMDSLSFLNLSYNSLARIGNLPWKNLRVLDLHSNLLEGPLPVPPLHTYFFSVSRNNLIGEIPLLICNLSSLQYLDLSYNHLSNMIPPCLGNLSNHLIDLDLQSNNLHGTIPSTFAKGCYLRSLKLNGNRLEGSLPQSLVHCRKLEVLDFGNNKINGTFPLWLENLPKLQVLILRSNNFHGTLGNPKTKFSFPNLRIIDLSHNEFHGHLPTNLFKYLKAMMNASAGKGELKYMGDYYYQDSVTVTMKGLSIELVKIQNLFTTIDFSNNDFKGEIPKAIGELQSLKGLNFSHNNLTGHMPPSLGKLTNLEWLDLSSNKLIGEIPIQLVDLTSLAVLNLSENHLFGQIPQGKQFNTFTNDSYNGNLGLCGFPMTKACGNDEGQQLLPSSTTQEDDFKFENGFNWKVVLLGYSCGFMFGLGLGYLVFSSGKPKWLVNIVYGEQDNKVQRSKKNAPRRTH, encoded by the coding sequence ATGGGTACAGATTGTTGTGGGTGGGATGGGGTCACCTGTGATATGATTACAGGCCATGTCATTGGTGTCGACCTTACTTGCAGTGGGCTTCAAGGTCCCATCCATCCCAATAGCACCCTTTTCTCTCTTCGCCATCTCCAGCGGCTCAACCTTGCTTTGAACGATTTCCATGGCTCCACAATTTCATCTAAGTTTGGTGGCTTTGCGAACATGACGCATCTCAACTTCACTTCGTCCTTCGTTGCTGGTAATTTCCCATCCGAAATCTCCCACTTATCCAAACTGGTCTCACTTGATCTCTCTTGGAATTTTGACTTGAGAATTGAAACGCCTAGTTTGAAAAGGCTTGTTCAAAACCTAACCCATTTAACTGAACTTGTTTTGGATTATGTTGACATGTCTTCTGTTCCACCTAATTCTTTCATGAATTTGTCTTCCTCTTTGACATCTCTTAGACTTTCTGATTGTGGATTGAAAGGGAGATTCCCAGATAATATATTCCACCTTCCAAACCTCCAGCTGCTCGATGTAAGTTCCAACTACAATCTCACCGGTTCCCTTCCAACATATAACTGGAGTACTCCTCTCAAGTCCTTGGATCTCTCCAAAACCGAATTCCCAATCGACTTACCAAATTTAATCAGCAATCTCAAGTCCTTAAAAGAATTGTACCTCAGTAATTGCAATTTCATAGGTTCATCGTATCCTACATTTCCTTCAAACCTCACACAAATAACTTCTTTGGACCTCTCATATAATAACTTTGGTGGTCAGTGTCCATGGTCCCTCCTAAACAATGCAGGACTTACTATCTTAGATCTCTCAGGCAACAATTTCATAGGTCAAGTTCCAGATTTTTCAACGAATTGGACACAAGTTTCTTCTTCAAACAGTTCTTCCAATAGTCAGTCAGTTAGTCAAATTCCTTCCAATTTGGTATCTCTCATTTTATCTTATAACTTATTGAACGGCACTATACCATCTTGGTTGTATGACATACCATCTTTGCAGGACTTAGTTTTAGACAATAACCAACTCACTGGACAGATTGATGAATTCCATCATAATTCTTTAAAGCATCTTGATTTGAGTAATAACAACCTACATGGCCACCTTCCAATCTCAATTGCTAAACTTGTGAGCCTTCTCCAACTTAATATCTCCTTCAATAATTTAAGTGGTAGTGTGGAGCAAAACATCTTCACAAAGCTCGAAAGTCTATCCGAGGTTGATCTTTCACATAATCCTCTCTTATCATTCCACACGTATAGCTATAACATTGTATACTATACCTTGCCCGAACTTCAATCATTATCTTTGTCATCTTGCAACATAAGTGAGTTCCCGTATTTCTTAAAATCCacagaaaatttaaattcattaGACCTTTCCAACAACCAAATCAATGGCAGTATTCCGACATGGTTGTTGGAGGTGAAGATGGATTCATTGAGTTTCCTGAATCTTTCGTACAACTCCTTGGCAAGAATAGGAAACCTTCCATGGAAGAACTTGCGAGTTCTTGATCTTCATTCTAACTTGCTTGAAGGACCACTTCCAGTACCTCCACTACACACTTATTTCTTTTCAGTCTCGAGGAATAATTTAATTGGAGAGATCCCTCTCTTGATTTGCAATCTCAGTTCACTCCAATACCTTGATTTGTCTTATAATCACTTGAGTAACATGATTCCTCCATGTTTGGGAAACTTAAGTAATCATCTCATAGATTTGGATTTGCAAAGTAACAATCTTCATGGTACTATCCCTTCAACATTTGCAAAGGGCTGTTACTTGAGAAGTCTTAAACTCAATGGCAACCGATTGGAAGGTTCATTGCCACAATCATTGGTCCATTGTAGAAAGTTGGAAGTTCTAGATTTTGGTAACAACAAGATTAATGGAACCTTTCCTCTTTGGTTGGAAAATCTTCCAAAGTTGCAGGTTCTTATCTTGCGGTCAAACAACTTTCATGGTACCTTAGGCAACCCCAAGACCAAATTCTCATTCCCAAATTTGCGAATCATAGACCTCTCTCACAATGAGTTCCATGGGCATTTGCCGACAAACCTTTTCAAGTATTTAAAAGCCATGATGAATGCGAGTGCGGGCAAAGGTGAATTGAAATATATGGGTGATTATTATTATCAAGATTCTGTGACAGTGACAATGAAAGGGCTTTCCATTGAATtggtaaaaatccaaaatctaTTCACAACCATTGATTTCTCCAACAATGATTTCAAAGGAGAAATTCCAAAGGCAATTGGAGAGCTTCAATCACTTAAGGGGCTTAATTTTTCACACAATAATCTTACAGGTCATATGCCGCCATCGTTGGGAAAATTAACCAATCTTGAATGGTTAGATCTTTCCTCAAACAAGCTCATAGGTGAAATTCCTATACAATTGGTAGATCTCACATCACTGGCAGTTTTAAACCTATCAGAAAACCATCTTTTTGGACAGATACCTCAAGGTAAACAGTTCAATACCTTTACGAATGATTCTTACAATGGGAACCTGGGGTTATGTGGATTTCCAATGACAAAAGCTTGTGGCAATGATGAGGGACAACAATTATTGCCATCATCAACCACTCAAGAAGatgatttcaaatttgaaaatggGTTTAATTGGAAAGTTGTATTGTTGGGGTACAGTTGTGGATTCATGTTTggattgggtttgggttatcTTGTGTTCTCAAGTGGGAAACCGAAATGGCTTGTGAATATTGTTTATGGAGAACAAGATAACAAGGTACAAAGATCCAAGAAGAATGCTCCTAGACGAACTCattga